The Elephas maximus indicus isolate mEleMax1 chromosome 11, mEleMax1 primary haplotype, whole genome shotgun sequence genome contains the following window.
CAATATTCCCAATGCAAGGAATGGATACCTTTAAGGAGATAACCCTGCCTTGAACAAAGGCTTCTTCCATTATCTCCACTCCAATTCATGAAGCTCCCCTTTCTACAATGGACTCTCATTTTTTACCACCACATGATGAACTCACATCCAAAGACACATATTACCCCCAACTATTACCCCCCACTCTCAATTTAGAGGCTTCCAAAGATACTCCCCCCTTCCATCAATGGAGGCTGTCAATAATTCCGTCCTGAGAAAAGACATCTCCAAGGAGATTGCATTCATATAGTGGGCTCTCCCAGTAGCCCCACCTCATAGATGTTTTAAAGGAGGCCTTCTTATAGTGGAGTGTCCCATTTAACCCATCAAATGAAGAGCTGCATTCCAGAAGACCCTTCTTAAACATGGACTCACCTATCGCCattatacctactcctcacttattgactatctcattatctgacattttgcatttacaatagtaaaaaatttatctattttgcaAATTAATGACGTATGTCTGACAGCAATCCTTTCATGATCAGTGGGACATACCGTGCCCACCTACATTTTACATGTCTTGGGTCCagagggacatatgtgtcccacataatattttgtgatctactgtggtcatcctccattttctcataacaccaatttttgcataatgacctggtttttggaacctaaccattgataagtgaggagtgggtgtatataaAAAAGGAAGTCTGACACCCTCGCAAAAATGGACCCTTCTGTTCTCCATCCATGTCTGAGAGAATATGCATCCTGATAAACATGAATCTCCTTCCTTACATGGAATTGTCCCATTACACCCACTccatgaatagacatttccaaAGAGACCCCTTCTACAATGGATTCACTCATCTGCTCCTCTAGAAAAATGGATGCTTCCAATCTGACCACCTTCTTAAAGTAGAATCTCCTGTTCTTCATCTCTGTTGGAAGGAATGGAGTTATCCAAAGTACATAAGCCCCCTTTCTACAATGGGCTTGCCTGTTTCTTAGCCCAGGAAGGGATGCTTCCACAGCACCTACAGTGAACTCTCACTATGGATAGGCAGGTCCAAAGAAATTCTTTCTATGATAGATTCATCTATTACTCCTACCCCCAAAGAACAGACACTTCCAATGAAGTCTCCTTAGAAAGGAATTTCTCATGAACCCCACCCCAAGGAATGCATGTTTCCGAGGTTTCTCTCTTTCCACAATAGGTCTCCTATACTTCCACCCGGTAGAATGGATCCTTCCAATTTGATCACCTTCCCTAAACAGACCCTCCTGTTCTTCAACCTTGTATGGAGGGATGGGCTGTTACAATATATGCAAACCCTTTTCTACAATGAGATCTCCCTATTCCCTTGCCCCAAAGAGGAATGAATTCTTTCaagcaagctcttctctgagtaGAGCCGTATCCTCTGACTCATCTACAGAACCAAGCTGCCTAACCTAATTGGATCCTTCTCTGAGAGTAAAAACTAAACTGTCCAACAAGCTCCACCACCTTCTAGAATGGACATTCCCATTGATTTCAGCTGTATCTGTTGAGATTGACTGTACCGTTGTTACCCAAAGGTGGATAACACCATCGAATGATTCCTCCATtcttcaaaaataaatgaatagttccaataatacattattttctattaataaaataatttcccATTGGCCTCCCTAACCTCTAATCCCTAGAAGATGTACTCTTCCATTATTCTCTCTTAAGAAAtggatgtttccaaggagctctcctTTGTACGATGGACTTTCTAATCTCCCTTGACGAAGATAATGCTTTCCCTCAACTTTGAATGATATGAACCATTATCTATTTGTCCCTCCAGTGGAATTTCTCATCCATCTACCCTCCAACTCTTCTCGTCTCACAATGGTATCACTCACTCCGGAGCCTTGCTGGGACTGTGCCTCCAAACTTACCCAAGGCTACCACGACCTAGGGAATTCTGGGAGTTGTAGTTTCGTTCCCCTTCAATGGACATGAGGGGCATTGGGATCTCGGGTAGGGAAGACAGGTAGGGGAGGCAGCCCTTGCCTGGGCGTCCTGGTAGCCCTGGAGCAGCAGGAAGTAGGGGTGGTTGCTGGGGGCCTGAATGAGGCATTGGGCCAGCTGGTCGAAGTCGCCGGGGTCCACAGGTCCGATTTGGGCATCGGCTGCCCCTGGGGCCATGCTAAGTGCCTGCTGCCTGCGCTCCTGCTGCCGTCGCCGGCGACCTTGCAAACTGAGCTCCGACACGCTGCGCCGCAGAGACAGGTTTTCCGAACGCTCCTTGCCCCCGGGCCCAGCCGGGGGACCTGATCCTGAACCCGGGCCTGGACTGGCCAGCGCCGCCCCGCCTGACGCCGCCCGCGAACGGTTCTTCTGTGGCCGCCACGAGGGGGCGCCCGTGCCTGTGGCGAGAGATGGAGAGCAGTGAGGCTGAGACTGGAAACAGAAGGAAAGACAAACGAGAGACGGAGATCATCAAGAGACATAGAACTGGCTACACAGAGGTGAGACGGTTTCCCACATTTAGGCTTTAGCATATGCTGTTCCTTGTACCTGGAACACGCCTCCTATCTGACACCTACCCATCTAACAGTTTTCAGCTCAgaaattcatttattccttcaacaaatatttattgagcacctaccatgtgccaggcactgttctaggcacttgaTATTCCACAATGAACAGAGGAGGCCCTGTCCTCAGAGAAACCAGCTCCTCCTGAACACCTTCTCTGACATTCCAAGTTGAGCCAGGTGACTGCATCACTGAGCATTCTGGGCTATGATTGTCTGGAACCAccacccagcacagggcctggcacgtagtaggtgccTAGTGGAATTTAGATGAACGAATGAACTGATGTAGCTCCCATTAGGCTGTATGATCTGGGAGGCCAGGGACCTTACTTCTCAGTGTTCTACTGTCTTTCAGGGCCCTAAATAATGtgtaaagagtcctggtggtgcaatggttaagcactccactggtgaccaaaaggttggtgttttgaacctatcacagcaaccctataggacaggagaactgccccatagggtttccaaggagtagctggtgaattcgaactgctgaccttttggttagcagctgagctgtttaaccactatgccaccagggctcggcagtgggtttggtggtgtTTTATGCACCAAGCCCTGTGCCAAGCCCTTTAGACACGTTATCTCTTTGACTCTTCACCTAGGATTTTGGTGCAATTAACCGGCAAAGGGAGGATTAGAATTCAAGCCTGAGTTCAAAGCCCAtgagtttaaccactgtaccattctAGCTCCCAAAGAGAGACTCGGAAACAAAAAAGATGTGAGCAGACTCCTTGAATAGCCCCTGGCTAAAAGTGCTCCATGTCTCACCCCTGCCGGGCTCCAAacaacctgttgctatcgagtcgattttgactcatggtgaccccacgtgttacaaagGAGAACTATTCCACTGGATTTatgaaacagatcaccagatctttcttccgtggcactgctggttgggttcgaaccatcgaccttttgtagcggagtgcaaaccatttgtgccacccaggacctaGGTTCCATTCAGTCCTTGCCGTTTCCCCACTGGCATCTTCTATTCCAGGCCCCGCCTTCTCAGAGTCCAGGCCCCCACGCGGCATAACCTTTCTGGACCTCTATAAATACCTCTGGTCCGTTTCTTTCCTATGGGCTTCTTTCCAGCCCctcccccctcacacacacacacacacacacacacacacacacacacacacacacacacactttgccgCCAACCCAGTTTTAGGCACCAGCTGCAAGGCTGCCACTGTTGAGGCCCCGCCCACTCATAGGCCCTTCAGGCCACAACCCAGCAGCCCCATTTCTCCTTCTCTAAGTGCTCCCCTTTCTAGGTGCCACCCCCATGGGCCCTTCCCCTCGTGAATTACCTCCACTTGCTTCAGGGACCCACACCCTGAGTTGCCACACCTCTGGCTCCATGCTACTCCCGTTCTGCAGGCCCTGCCCCAGCACGACAGGCCCTGCACAGAGGCTCGGAATACATCCCAAAGGACATCTCCACACCGGTTCCTCCAGCTTCTAGTTCCCACCAACACACAGGAAGAACCCCACCATATCCTATAGACTTCTCCCATCCCACAGGCTCCACCCCACTCCTAGGCCCCACGAAAACACTTCTCAGAATCTATTTCCACTCTGCCTGAAATACCTACTGAGTCCCTGCCCTGTTCTCTGGGACTTCCTCACCCATCAACAGCCAGGCTATGCCCTACCAGATATCCAAGCCCTCCCGAGTCCTGTAAATCCCTCTCAACCAACAGGCTCCACTCAGTTAACGAGCCTGCTCCTCCGGCCTTGCTCATCTTGCAGACCCCCCAAACCCTGCCCCAATCCACGCCCACATGGTCAGGTGAGACAGGTTCCTCCAGGTTCCTCCAGCAGACCCAGTCTCCAGACTGTGGTCTAGTCCCACAGGCCACTGGCACCACCCTTCTCACCCTGCCCCCAAAGCACACCCTGCCTTGTCCCGTAGGCCTCGCCCCAgccctgcctcctttgccacgagttCACTCCCAAGTCCCAGCCCGTCCCCTCCCATTGGCCCCACCCCTCTCGCCTCGAGGACCACGCCCCCACACCCGCCCCGCCTCGCCAGCAGTCCCGCCCTCCGGGCTGCCAGCTCGCTCACCGTCGCTGTCAGTGGTCCCAAAGGCCTCCTGTTCCAGGCGGCGCGCCTCCTCGCGGCCACGCAGCTCGAAGCGCCGCGCCCAGCCGGGCCGCGCCCGCCACAGCTCCTGCACCAGCAGCGGGCGCTCCGCGTCGCCCAGCACGCGCAGGTGCTCCGCCCTCCACTCGCCtccgccgccgcccgccgccggCCGGCCGAGCGCGTCGCAGAGCGCGAAGGAGTCCACGCAGCTGCTCTCGCCGGGCCCACCGCTGGGGCTGCCGGCCAGCCCGTAGCGCTCCAGCGCCTCGGCCACCAGCTCGCGCGCCGTGGAGCGCGCAGTGGCCAGCACGCTCTTGTAGTTGGCGCCCGACGCCAGCCCGGCGCCGAAGATCTTGAGGACCCCCGGGGGCGCCGTGGCGCGGGCAGCCAACGCAGGCTCGGGGGCCACACCCGCTGACAGCTCGGGCAGCTTCTTCTCGCTGGCCCAGCGCTGCGCACCCCCCGGAGTCCCCGGGCCGCCCGTGCCGCCGGACCCCGTGGTCCCGGTCGCCGAGCCCCGGAAGAGTTGGGAGATACGCTTGGCGCGGCTACCAGAGGCTCCCCCGGCCGCCTTGACCGCGCCCACTCGCCGCAGCTCCACgtgcggcggcggcgggggcaaCGGCTCGCTGCTGCGGCTCCCCGTGTCCGAAGATGAAGACCTGGGAGCCCGCCGGGGAACAGAGATATGGGAGAGAGACCCCAGAAAGACGGACAGAGATGGGGGTGGTGGGCAGGGATGGAGGGAGGTGTGTAAAGACCCAGAGACAGGGAGGCCAGAGGCCCAGAGGAAGgcaacagagacccagagagaggggAGTCAGAGACTCAGGGAGGGAAGgacagagaaccagagagaggGGAGgacagagaaccagagagagagggacagaggggCGGGGGAGGGCAGGGAACCAGGAGAGAGGGGAACAGAGACAGGGCAGAGGGGAGGCAAGGCCCAGAGGGAGACAGAGGCCCAGGGAGAGAACAGAAACCCACAGAAGATGCAGAGACCAGGTTGTACGGAGATGGAGAGTGGACAGAAATGGTAggcaaagagggaaagaaagataaaataaataaaggcaagCCTCATAAGAGGTGGGCAcggaggggaggaaggagggtgAATCAAGTCCCTGGTCCCTGTGTCCCCACCCTGAGTCCATCAGGCCTACCCCCATCTCTAGGCCCAGCACTTCCCCACACGGCCTATGATGGCTGtatccagctttgtctcctccCTGCCCGTCTGTTTGCTTGCCCATTTAGGCCTGGAACCAGAGCTAGCCTTTCAGGGGTCTCTGACATTACCCGAGGCGGCAGGGGCAGGAGTCCCGAGACAGTGGGCACTCACTTGACAGAGGCAGCGCTGGGCCAGCGCCGCCCCAGCTTGGCCAGCTGCTTCCTGGGGGAATTGATCCAGAGGCCCACTGGAAGATGAAGTTTCCCAAAGCGAGGGCTTCCGCCCTCCTTCCGCTCACCAGATAGCATGGCCCTAGCAAAGGGTTTAGGGAAGGTAGGTAAGACCCCATTTCCTGAGGCCCTGAGTGGTGAGGATGGGATAGAAGGGGGTCTGAACTGAgtcagagggaggaggaggctggGGGCTCAGAGTCCTGGTGGAAAAGGAGCTGGGGGACCAGACTCCTGGGTTCTGGGAGGGGAGGAGCCAGGAGACCAACTCCTGGGTTTCAAGGAGGAGACCCAGGACTCCTGGGTCCCTGGCTCTTACCCTGCTTCGGGTCCGGCAGCACCCGGGGGCCCTGGCTCCGTTGGCCTGCGTGGTTCCTGATCCCACTGCTCTGGTTCAGCCTTTGCCTATGCCCCAGCTCCCAGCACTGGGTGGGGGACAGGAAAAGGCAAGAGGAAACCCGGCAGGAAGAGCGGGGAGGGGGCGTCCTGTGAGGGGACCAGGCTTGGGGGAGGAGATCTGGGTAGGGCTGGCCCTGCCCCATCAAGGATTCTGGAATGACATCGCAGAGAGTTGCCCCCCTCCAGGACCCAGGCATCCTGGTGcccagcccctcctccctcagacaggAGACCATCCTCAGACCTCTCCTCTCTGGGAACCAAAAGTTAGGAGCAGTCTGGAGGAGTGAGTCAGATACTTGGACAACAAAATAAATCTTTATTGTTTCTTTGAGACCGTGATCTTTTGATTTGGAACCTGAGGGTGTTGTGCAGGTCCCTTGCCAAAGGGGAACCGGGAGGGCTTTTAGGAATCCCGTTCCTTCCGAGGTCGAAGGAAAAATATCCTGGGATATTATGCAAATAGTGGAACCAGGTTAGGTCTTGAGTGAGGGTACCCCTCCCAGCCCCTCAACATGACTGTATTCTAGCAATCACCCAAGGCTCTCTCTCCCAAGTACCCCCTCTTCTAAGTAAGCCCCACCCTTTTATCTAAGCCCCACCCCAGTTGAAGTGTTGCTCTCAGTACTCAGTGGCTCCTAGACTCCCTCCTGCTCCAGGTGGCGGGAAGCCCCGCCCCTCACTCCAAGCCCCGCCTCCTTCAGCAGGCGGCTCACACGGTCGCAGTGCCGGCTGTCACCACTGCAATGCCCGAGATCAGCAGCCATATGAGATGGCGTTTCAGCATCTTGTCGGGATAGGGCGGTTGATGGATTGTGGTTATCACACCCGGAGCTGTGGTGGTCTGTGGCAGTGCTTCCTCCTGGATTCTTCTGGGCAAAACTGATGGAAGAGGGGGGAAGAGCAATCCGGGAAGGGTGTGAAGGCCTCACTTGAAAAAAGCAACACCCTCAACCCTTCCCCAGCCCCGTTGCCTTCCACGAGATAGTCACACCTCAAACTGCAGGAAACCTCACCACACGCAGAAGGAAATCTTGCCCATGTGGCCAGAGGCCACGCCTTGGGCAGAAGTCCCGCCCCCATAGCCTGAAGTCCCTCCCTGGAAGTGGACCCCAACATCCAGGGCCCTGAATTCTGCACTATTCTCAACCTAACAGCACTGACCTTTGACGCGAAAATGGATGATTGTGGCTGGGCTCTTTTTCACAGTGCCCAGCTCGCAGCGGTAGGTGCCTGCATCTTCTGGACCCACCATGGGCTTGGCCAGGGTGGGCTCTTTCCCCTTGGACACCAAGGTCTCAGTCTTGTTCTCCCAAACCTAGACCCAAGCTCAAGGGGTCACAGAGGCCTGGGACATTCAGGAGTTGGGGGAGTGGGGGGGTGAGAGATCATGGGGCCTCAGTGGGGGAGAAGGGAGTCCAAGGTTATCACTGGTCAAGGGCATGGAGCCAAGGGAGTCAGTGGAGGCCCTGGTCATGGTCATGGGTTATCATAGGTGCAGGGCAGTGGATGGGGAGTTCAAGGTTTACAGGAGTTGAGGGGGCCCCACCCTGTAAAAGCTGTAATCAGTGAGGCCTTGAGAGGCGCGATGCCAGTTGAGTTCACAGTCCAGGATCATGTCTTCCATTTGCTGGACCTCGACTTGGCGCTCTGGGTATGGGGAGTTACTACAGGACTCTCCCCTTCGAGGTCTTCGCCTTCCCCACCGCCTTACATTTGGCCCCTCGTTATCTGCCTGTAGTCTAGGCACTCTCTTAACTGGCCCTACCCCTCTCTCACCAATCCCCCCTCCGCTAGGTCAAGCTCTCTCACCCCCACAATCTTTGGATTTCCGGCAAGCGTGAACCTCCTTCTCGCAGTTATTACACCAGATGAGAGTCTGCAACATCAAACCTGAACGAGCAGGGTCAAAGCTTGCATTTACCTTCTAAGAAAACCCCAAA
Protein-coding sequences here:
- the IZUMO1 gene encoding izumo sperm-egg fusion protein 1 isoform X2 is translated as MGPQCPLLVVALASCLLPAPGCIICEPSVVAGLKSLMTDYLPNHLPPEAQESLMKRVEAAVRDFKELPKDDETYMGAVDEPTLQKASWSFLMDLKRIMDTGVEGELFIKELFWMLHLQKESFAHQSAHFLREFYCPNKCGLMLQTLIWCNNCEKEVHACRKSKDCGERQVEVQQMEDMILDCELNWHRASQGLTDYSFYRVWENKTETLVSKGKEPTLAKPMVGPEDAGTYRCELGTVKKSPATIIHFRVKVLPRRIQEEALPQTTTAPGVITTIHQPPYPDKMLKRHLIWLLISGIAVVTAGTATNP
- the IZUMO1 gene encoding izumo sperm-egg fusion protein 1 isoform X1 codes for the protein MGPQCPLLVVALASCLLPAPGCIICEPSVVAGLKSLMTDYLPNHLPPEAQESLMKRVEAAVRDFKELPKDDETYMGAVDEPTLQKASWSFLMDLKRIMDTGVEGELFIKELFWMLHLQKESFAHQSAHFLREFYCPNKCGLMLQTLIWCNNCEKEVHACRKSKDCGERQVEVQQMEDMILDCELNWHRASQGLTDYSFYRVWENKTETLVSKGKEPTLAKPMVGPEDAGTYRCELGTVKKSPATIIHFRVKVLPRRIQEEALPQTTTAPGVITTIHQPPYPDKMLKRHLIWLLISGIAVVTAGTATVIFFLRPRKERDS